The following proteins come from a genomic window of Meles meles chromosome 1, mMelMel3.1 paternal haplotype, whole genome shotgun sequence:
- the PAG1 gene encoding phosphoprotein associated with glycosphingolipid-enriched microdomains 1, protein MGPPGSMLSSGQVQVVLWGSLAAVAAFFLIGFLIFLCSSCDREKKPRQHSGDHENLMNVPSDKEMFSRSVTSLATDAPASSEQNGILTNGDILSEDSTLTCMQHYEEVQTSASDLLDSQDSTGKPKCHQSRELPRIPPDSAVDTMLNARSMDGDQGLGTEGPYEVLKDSSSQENMVEDCLYETVKEIKEVAAAVNPGKGHSSRSKSTSALKELPGPQALESDFAEYASVDRNKKCRQSVNAETVLRNSCDLEEEAPPPVPVKLLDENENLQEKEESKTAEEGAAEGTSETNKRFSSLSYKSREEDPTLTEEEISAMYSSVNKPGQSGNKSGQTLKAPESSYISVQGTTQRSPSSCNDLYATVKDFEKTPNSVTTLPPAARPSEEPEPDYEAIQTLNREEDKTTPETNGQRGLFPKENDYESIGDLQQCRDITRL, encoded by the exons ATGGGCCCCCCGGGGAGCATGCTGAGCAGTGGGCAAGTGCAGGTCGTCCTGTGGGGCAGTTTGGCTGCTGTTGCCGCTTTCTTCCTCATCGGCTTCCTGATTTTTCTGTGCTCCAGTTGTGACAG agagaagaaGCCGAGGCAGCACAGTGGGGACCATGAGAACCTGATGAACGTG CCTTCTGACAAGGAGATGTTCAGCCGTTCGGTTACCAGCCTGGCCACAGACGCGCCTGCCAGCAGCGAGCAGAACGGGATACTCACCAATGGCGACA TCCTTTCAGAAGATAGTACTCTGACCTGCATGCAGCATTATGAGGAGGTCCAGACCTCAGCTTCGGATCTGCTGGACTCCCAGGACAGCACGGGGAAGCCAAAGTGTCACCAGAGCCGGGAACTGCCCAGAATTCCTCCTGACAGCGCAGTGGACACGATGCTCAACGCGAGGAGCATGGACGGGGACCAGGGCTTGGGGACGGAAGGGCCGTATGAAGTGCTCAAGGATAGTTCCTCCCAAGAGAATATGGTGGAGGACTGCTTGTATGAAActgtgaaagaaataaaggaggtGGCAGCAGCCGTGAACCCAGGGAAAGGCCACAGCAGCAGGTCAAAGTCGACTTCCGCTTTGAAAGAGCTTCCGGGGCCCCAAGCCCTCGAGTCGGACTTTGCTGAGTATGCCTCGGTGGACAGAAACAAAAAGTGTCGACAGAGCGTTAACGCAGAGACTGTTCTCAGAAATTCATGCGACTTGGAAGAGGAGGCCCCACCACCTGTCCCCGTTAAACTTCTGGATGAGAATGAAAACCttcaggagaaggaagagagcaagacAGCGGAGGAGGGAGCGGCAGAGGGGACCAGCGAAACCAACAAG AGATTTAGTTCATTGTCGTACAAGTCCCGGGAAGAGGATCCAACTCTCACAGAAGAAGAG ATCTCAGCCATGTATTCCTCAGTAAATAAACCCGGACAGTCAGGGAATAAATCAGGACAGACTCTCAAAGCACCAGAGTCCAGCTACATCTCCGTCCAAGGAACTACTCAGAGATCCCCCTCTTCCTGTAATGATCTCTATGCTACTGTTAAAGACTTTGAGAAAACTCCAAACAGCGTCACCACGCTTCCACCAGCAGCGAGACCCAGTGAGGAGCCGGAGCCCGATTACGAAGCAATACAAACTCtaaacagagaggaagacaagacCACCCCAGAGACCAATGGCCAGCGTGGCCTTTTCCCAAAAGAGAATGACTATGAGAGCATTGGGGACTTGCAGCAATGCCGCGATATCACCAGGCTCTAG